A stretch of Hippoglossus hippoglossus isolate fHipHip1 chromosome 20, fHipHip1.pri, whole genome shotgun sequence DNA encodes these proteins:
- the smpx gene encoding small muscular protein encodes MSKPSSNVKALQANLNIPMGGLRPGAGHPVKRREETVDIEEAQSPEQPSVAPPTPEEKKALPGAVKLPGPAVNLSELQNVKSELRWVTKD; translated from the exons ATGTCCAAACCTTCGTCCAACGTCAAAGCCCTTCAG GCTAATTTGAACATCCCGATGGGAGGTCTGCGTCCAGGGGCGGGACATCCTGtcaagaggagagaggagacagttGACATAGAGGAG gctCAATCGCCAGAACAGCCCAGCGTCGCACCCCCGACgccagaggagaagaaggcATTGCCGGGTGCGGTGAAACTGCCGGGGCCTGCTGTTAACCTATCAGAGCTGCAGAACGTCAAGAGCGAACTACGATGGGTGACCAAGGACTAA
- the phex gene encoding phosphate-regulating neutral endopeptidase PHEX yields MELERLGGAGVKPERGNTRLFKIALAMCVCLCAVLLLALILVSQRSSQEEFCLTPECIEAAGSILSKVDQTVDPCEDFYSFACGGWLKENPIPEDSSSYGIYPWLRQHVDIQLKELLEAPSNPDELEAVTKAKILYRSCLNETMLEKMDTKPMLKTLKQPEFRWPVVGDGLGGEYQWSAARWNLLKTLAQMRNQHSKSVLIRLYVSPDDKNSSKYILKLDQASLSLPSREDYTTNTSSAQAYRAALLSLMTDTAVMLGAPESSALTQMEKALAFETKLAHILIPYENRTSENMYNRYSLSRLQRSVPQFDWLGFVKAVVESKSDPTRSISSSEPVIVRAPQYFKELFKLINATDPRTVANYVQWRTVFSRITTLSRRFLYRYLDYARVTTGTTSLTPRWDKCVNYVENSLVYATGRLFVNTHFQEDKKHMMEELIGGIRWAFIDILQKENEWMDQSTKTRAVEKAHAVLAKVGYPEFILNDTYLSEDLKELKFNELDYYGNVMQTLKFIAKSDVAWLRKSVPRTEWFTNPTTVNAFYSSSTNQIRFPAGELQKPFFWGREYPRSLSYGAIGVIVGHELTHGFDNNGRKYDKNGNMDQWWSNSSITAFNEKTQCMIDQYNGYLWEEAGLNVRGKRTLAENIADNGGIREAFRAYRRWVAESRGGVEEPLLPGVGLNNNQLFFLSYAHVRCNSYRPEAARDQIQSGAHSPPKYRVVGAMSNYEEFRNVFSCPEASVMNRGAQSCRVW; encoded by the exons ATGGAGCTGGAGCGTTTAGGTGGCGCTGGAGTAAAACCCGAGAGGGGCAACACTCGTCTCTTCAAGATAGCCctggccatgtgtgtgtgtctgtgtgccgtTCTGCTGCTCGCACTCATACTGG tTTCCCAAAGATCCAGTCAGGAGGAGTTCTGTCTGACGCCAGAATGCATCGAGGCAG CCGGGTCCATTCTAAGTAAAGTGGATCAGACAGTTGACCCCTGTGAGGACTTCTACAGCTTCgcctgtggaggttggctgaAGGAGAATCCCATCCCCGAAGATTCCTCCTCGTACGGCATCTACCCCTGGCTGCGGCAGCACGTCGACATCCAGCTCAAAG AGTTACTGGAAGCTCCATCCAACCCTGATGAACTGGAGGCAGTGACCAAAGCTAAGATCCTCTACCGCTCCTGTTTGAATGAGA CCATGCTGGAGAAGATGGACACCAAACCGATGCTGAAAACGCTCAAACAGCCCGAGTTCCGGTGGCCCGTGGTCGGGGACGGGCTCGGCGGCGAGTACCAGTGGTCGGCAGCTCGGTGGAACCTCCTGAAGACTCTGGCGCAGATGAGGAACCAGCACAGCAAGAGCGTCCTGATCCGCCTGTACGTCTCCCCTGACGACAAGAACTCCTCCAAGTACATCCTCAAG CTGGACCAGGCGTCCTTGTCTCTGCCCTCGAGAGAAGACTACACCACCAACACGTCCTCTGCCCAGGCC tacCGTGCGGCCTTGCTCAGTCTGATGACGGACACGGCCGTCATGCTGGGCGCTCCAGAGTCGTCGGCGCTGACCCAGATGGAGAAGGCGCTCGCCTTCGAGACCAAACTGGCTCAT ATCCTGATTCCCTACGAGAACCGCACCAGTGAGAACATGTACAACAGATACTCGTTGTCTCGCCTGCAGCGCTCCGTACCACAG TTCGACTGGCTGGGTTTTGTAAAAGCGGTGGTGGAGTCTAAGAGCGACCCGACCcgctccatctcctcctctgagcCCGTCATCGTCCGAGCCCCTCAGTATTTCAAGGAACTTTTCAAGCTCATTAATGCCACAGAccccag gacCGTAGCGAACTATGTGCAGTGGAGGACGGTTTTTTCCAGGATCACCACTCTGAGTCGTCGTTTCCTCTACAGATACCTCGACTACGCTCGG gtAACCACGGGAACCACCTCTCTCACCCCGCGCTGGGATAAGTGCGTGAACTACGTGGAGAACTCGCTTGTTTACGCCACCGGGCGCCTCTTTGTCAACACACACTTCCAGGAGGACAAGAAACACatg atGGAGGAGCTGATCGGGGGCATTCGCTGGGCGTTCATCGACATCCTGCAGAAAGAGAACGAGTGGATGGATCAGTCGACGAAGACGAGAGCCGTAGAAAAG GCTCACGCCGTCCTGGCAAAGGTCGGCTACCCCGAGTTCATCCTGAACGACACCTACCTGAGCGAAGATCTCAAGGAG ctAAAGTTCAATGAGTTGGATTACTATGGCAACGTGATGCAGACGCTCAAGTTCATCGCCAAGTCTGATGTCGCCTGGCTTCGAAAGAGCGTTCCACGTACGGA gtggtTTACAAACCCAACAACTGTGAACGCCTTCTACAGTTCTTCCACCAATCAAATCC GATTTCCTGCTGGAGAGCTTCAGAAGCCTTTCTTCTGGGGGAGAGAGTATCCGAG GTCTTTAAGTTACGGTGCCATCGGGGTGATCGTCGGACACGAGCTGACACACGGCTTTGACAATAACg GTCGTAAATATGACAAAAATGGAAACATGGACCAGTGGTGGAGCAACTCGTCAATAACAGCCTTCAATGAGAAGACCCAGTGCATGATAGACCAGTACAACGGCTACCTCTGGGAGGAGGCCGGCCTGAAT GTGCGGGGGAAGAGGACTTTGGCTGAAAATATAGCCGACAATGGAGGAATAAGAGAAGCGTTCAGG GCGTACAGGAGGTGGGTGGCTGAGAGCAGAGGTGGTGTGGAGGAGCCTCTGCTGCCGGGAGTCGGACTGAACAAcaaccagctgttcttcctcaGCTACGCACAC GTGAGATGTAACTCGTACAGACCAGAAGCAGCCAGGGATCAGATCCAGAGCGGAGCCCACAGTCCGCCAAAATACAg
- the mbtps2 gene encoding membrane-bound transcription factor site-2 protease, translating to MIPVSLLVVVMGVWCVVYLTDTLLKSSSTHRIRYESWLASRGLMLSPFHVRWQTTMFNRLFAYCARINPRALHVWFNSGLVFGIVAMVGSVGLLVKTLQQTLAQMTSDNPRMESQQALQVVVPGVNLPTNQLGYFFIALLLSGVIHELGHAVAALREQVRVNGFGMFVFVLYPGAFVDLFTTHLNLISPTQQLRIFCAGVWHNFVLCLAALAFLFLLPICLLPMYSTGGGALVIEVVQGSAADGPRGLSVGDIVTGLEDCPVTGVEDWSSCLSHLSHSPQTGYCVPVASLQPSWAHGRAFKRLDGTMDCCSNNSLTDLCFSYMKPQGHSSREKEFACMPVRKMVTGTPVCRNDNDCAAHTHTVSVCVSPSLENQTRFIRVTHPPNTHMLFVGYPPHLQYAVSLTNFIPRFTFLHLDLPVFLETFCKYVVSLSGALAVVNSVPCFALDGQWMLNALLEATLVSVVTDRQKRELIGFFLLLAGSALLAANVALGLWMVTAR from the exons ATGATCCCCGTGTCTCTGCTGGTGGTTGTGATGGGAGTCTGGTGCGTGGTGTACCTGACCGACACTCTGCTCAAG TCGTCATCGACACACAGGATCAGGTACGAGTCATGGCTGGCGAGTCGAGGCCTGATGTTGTCTCCCTTCCACGTGAGGTGGCAGACGACCATGTTCAACCGGCTGTTCGCGTACTGCGCCCGCATCAACCCCCGAGCCCTCCACGTGTG GTTCAACAGTGGTCTGGTGTTTGGTATTGTGGCCATGGTGGGATCTGTGGGGCTGCTGGTAAAGACCCTGCAGCAGACGCTCGCTCAGATGACCTCAGACAACCCGCGGATGGAAAGTCAACAGGCGCTGCAAGTGGTG GTCCCTGGTGTCAATCTGCCCACGAATCAGCTCGGCTACTTCTTCATCGCCTTGCTGCTCAGTGGAGTCATACATGAGCTGGGCCACGCGGTGGCAGCACTGAG gGAACAAGTGCGAGTGAACGGCTTcggcatgtttgtgtttgtgctgtatCCCGGTGCCTTCGTGGACCTGTTCACCACTCACCTCAACCTCATATCGCCCACGCAGCAGCTTCGCATCTTCTGTGCCG GAGTCTGGCACAACTTTGTTCTGTGTTTGGCGGCGTTGgcctttctcttcctgttgcCTATCTGTCTCCTTCCCATGTACTCCACTGGAGGCGGAGCGCTGGTCATCGAGGTCGTGCAG GGCTCTGCGGCCGACGGTCCTCGGGGTCTGTCCGTCGGAGACATCGTGACGGGGCTGGAGGACTGTCCCGTCACGGGGGTGGAGGACTGGAGCAGCTGCCTGTCtcacctctctcactctccacaGACCGGATACTGTGTCCCTGTCGCCAGCCTGCAGCCCAGCTGGGCTCATGGCAGAG CTTTCAAGCGTCTGGATGGAACGATGGactgctgcagcaacaacagcctCACAGATCTCTGCTTCTCCTACATGAAGCCACAGGGCCACAGCAGCCGAGAGAAggag TTCGCCTGTATGCCGGTGCGTAAGATGGTGACGGGGACGCCGGTCTGTCGCAACGACAACGACTGCgccgcacacacccacaccgtCAGCGTGTGCGTCAGCCCGTCTCTGGAGAACCAGACGCGCTTCATCCGTGTCACACACCCTccgaacacacacatgctgtttGTGGGCTATCCGCCGCACCTTCAGTACGCAG TGAGTCTGACCAACTTCATCCCCCGCTTTACTTTCCTCCACCTGGATCTGCCCGTCTTCTTGGAGACCTTCTGCAA ATACGTGGTGTCCCTCTCCGGTGCGTTAGCCGTAGTCAACTCCGTGCCGTGCTTCGCTCTCGACGGTCAGTGGATGCTGAACGCTCTGCTGGAGGCCACGCTGGTTTCCGTGGTGACGGATCGTCAAAAGCGCGAGCTGATCGgcttcttcctgctgctggcGGGCAGCGCCCTGCTGGCGGCCAACGTGGCGCTGGGCCTGTGGATGGTCACGGCGCGGTAA